The Raphanus sativus cultivar WK10039 unplaced genomic scaffold, ASM80110v3 Scaffold2450, whole genome shotgun sequence genome has a segment encoding these proteins:
- the LOC108818629 gene encoding transcription factor GTE4 — MGEVAETMTKKKKKGRPSLLDLQKRAIKQQQQLQQQHHRNNNNHDDHHRSGSKNPNSPNSGTRSKRGNPNPNGVSSSGSPLSEEDDDDDERREKKHKLLYGLNSHSNRHSPNPQSRGSDLNLDETPINRRKIVGGGGGSGFTGEKASKATDILQESPVESGGPTTPLPDKQLLVFILDRLQKKDTYGVYSDPVDPEELPDYHEIITNPMDFSTLRKKLDSGAYASLEQFEGDVFLICSNAMEYNSSDTVYYRQARAIQELAKKDFENLRRDSDDEEPQSQQEQQQQQPKVARRGRPPKKHLEPSSIDRTASEISADAALIPGGDSSNRFSGAYNLRKTPPSHKFRQAETSVRINHNSETQSGWSVDWENEFPPSVVKAVNKYGMKHFNVDENRRDTYNHLPTSTQEPSVLTTLEDELKQLIPVGLTTEYGYARSLARYAANLGPVAWKMASKRIETVLPPGIKYGPGWVEENPAGTEEAEPQKQTVLGKQKCSNDLASDDHTNRILSPTSSVSSAFIGNRHSSSSFQGIEVTAPSRAFPSSSRQAGPLIKPESSNGLTRGFSGFSHTPTPMVGVTRQQQPNLTNETMPGSQQQQQGLLFPYNKQEFDRFPPDLNARLVSPNSPGANQQTGSSSSQHPDLALQL, encoded by the exons atgggTGAGGTAGCAGAAACAATgacgaagaagaaaaagaaagggaGGCCATCTCTTCTAGACCTTCAGAAGCGAGCTATCAAACAGCAACAACAATTACAACAGCAGCACcacagaaacaacaacaaccacgaTGACCACCATAGATCCGGTTccaaaaaccctaattctccCAACTCCGGCACCCGATCCAAGCGCGGGAACCCTAATCCCAACGGAGTTTCTTCCTCCGGTTCCCCCTTGAGCGAggaagacgacgacgacgacgagcGGCGCGAGAAGAAACACAAGCTCTTGTACGGATTAAACTCCCACTCCAATCGCCATTCTCCTAATCCCCAATCGCGCGGCTCCGATCTGAACCTCGACGAGACTCCCATCAATAGACGGAAGATcgtcggcggcggcggcggatcTGGATTCAcg GGAGAAAAGGCTTCGAAAGCGACAGACATTCTTCAAG AGTCACCCGTGGAGTCTGGCGGCCCCACTACACCTTTGCCAGACAAACAGTTGTTGGTGTTCATCCTCGATAGACTTCAAAA GAAAGATACTTATGGAGTATACTCAGATCCAGTTGATCCTGAGGAG CTTCCTGATTATCACGAGATCATCACGAATCCAATGGATTTTAGCACACTTCGGAAGAAATTGGACTCTGGAGCTTATGCCAGTTTAGAACAATTCGAG ggagATGTGTTTTTAATATGTAGCAATGCAATGGAATACAATTCATCAGACACTGTATATTATCGACAG GCGCGGGCGATACAAGAACTGGCTAAAAAGGACTTTGAGAATTTAAGGCGAGACAGTGATGATGAAGAACCACAAAGCCAACAAGAACAACAGCAGCAGCAACCAAAAGTTGCCAGAAGAGGCCGTCCGCCAAAGAAACATCTCGAACCATCTTCCATTGACCGTACTGCTTCCGAAATTTCAGCTGATGCCGCGCTCATTCCTGGTGGAGATAGCTCTAATAGGTTTTCCGGTGCTTACAATCTAAGAAAGACTCCTCCTTCGCACAAGTTCCGACAAGCAGAAACATCTGTTCGGATCAACCATAACAGCGAAACGCAAAGTGGCTGGTCGGTTGATTGGGAGAACGAGTTTCCAC CTTCGGTTGTGAAGGCGGTTAACAAGTATGGGATGAAACATTTCAACGTCGATGAGAACAGGCGCGACACCTACAACCACCTCCCTACTTCTACACAGGAGCCATCGGTTTTGACAACGCTTGAAGACGAGTTAAAACAGTTGATTCCA GTTGGACTGACCACTGAGTACGGTTACGCAAGGAGTCTAGCACGGTACGCTGCTAACCTCGGTCCTGTTGCATGGAAAATGGCATCAAAGAGGATCGAAACCGTGTTGCCACCTGGAATCAAATATGGTCCAGGTTGGGTTGAAGAGAACCCAGCAGGAACTGAAGAGGCTGAACCTCAAAAACAAACCGTGCTGGGAAAACAGAAGTGTTCTAATGACTTAGCGTCTGATGATCATACAAACAGAATCTTGTCTCCAACCTCTTCAGTGTCAAGCGCTTTCATAGGAAACagacattcttcttcttcttttcaaggAATCGAAGTGACTGCACCTTCTCGTGCCTTCCCATCATCCTCTCGCCAGGCAGGACCGCTGATCAAACCTGAGAGCAGCAACGGTCTAACCCGCGGTTTCAGTGGATTCAGCCATACTCCGACTCCAATGGTCGGTGTCACGAGACAGCAACAGCCAAACTTAACCAACGAGACCATGCCAGGCtcgcaacaacaacaacaagggtTGTTGTTTCCTTATAATAAACAGGAGTTCGACCGGTTTCCACCTGACCTTAACGCTAGGCTTGTATCACCAAACTCTCCCGGAGCGAATCAGCAGACCGGTTCGTCCTCGTCTCAGCATCCTGATCTGGCGTTACAGCTTTGA
- the LOC108823041 gene encoding high mobility group B protein 2 yields the protein MKGGKSKTETRSSKLSVAKKPAKAAGRSKAAAKDPNKPKRPASAFFVFMEDFRQTYKKDHPNNKSVAAVGKAGGEKWKSLSDSEKAPFVAKADKRKVEYEKTMKAYNKKLEEGPKEDEEESDKSVSEVNDEDDADDGSDEEEDDD from the exons ATGAAAGGAGGTAAATCAAAGACTGAAACCAGGAGCTCCAA GCTCTCTGTGGCCAAGAAGCCAGCTAAAGCAGCAGGTCGTAGCAAAGCGGCGGCTAAGGATCCTAACAAACCAAAGAGGCCTGCTAGTGCCTTCTTCGTTTTCAT GGAGGACTTCCGTCAGACTTACAAGAAGGATCACCCCAACAACAAATCTGTTGCTGCT GTTGGTAAAGCTGGTGGAGAAAAGTGGAAATCCTTGTCTGACTCT GAGAAGGCTCCCTTTGTAGCTAAGGCTGATAAGCGCAAGGTTGAGTATGAGAAGACCATGAAAGCCTACAACAAGAAGCTG gAGGAAGGCCCAAAGGAGGACGAGGAGGAATCTGACAAGTCCGTGTCCGAGGTGAATGATGAGGATGATGCCGATGATGGTAGTGATGAG GAGGAAGACGATGACTAA